The nucleotide sequence AGCGTGAGCTGGCCTCGCTGTCGATGCGTGCCCTGGCCGACACGGTCGGCATCTCCAATCCCTATCTGTCGCAGATCGAGCGTGACCTGCGGGCGCCCTCGGAAGCAGTGCTCAGCGCCATCGCCGAGACCCTGCAGACCACGGCCGACGACCTCTACACCCAAGCCGGATTCGTGGCGGCGGACGACGAGGAGAAGGCCCCAGGCAGCCTGCTGGCCGCCATCGAGGACGCCACCGAACTCAGCTCCGCCCAACGCAAGGCCCTGATCGAGATCTACCGGGCCTTCCTGGCCGCGAACACCGTACGCCGGCGCCGCGAGCCGTCCTGACCCCGAGGTTCGGACGACGCGCCGCGCCGGCGCACGGTGTGTTGCGGGGTCTGTCAGGGGTGTTCGGTCTCGATGAGCGACTGAGCGGCCATGTCGGCGAAGACCGGCTTCCAGTAGTTCCGCAGCGCCTCGTGCCCCATGAAGATGCCCAGGTGGCCACCGCTGGTGGTCAACTTGGTGACCTCGTCGGCCGGGGTGGAGACGAAGTCGGCCAGGGCGAAGACCTGCGCCGGCGGCGTGATGTGGTCCTTGGCGCCGGCCAACAGGTACAGCGGGCAGTGGATCTCGGCCAGGTCCACGTGCTTGCCGCCGACCTCCAGGGTGCCGTGCAGCAGTTCGTTGCGCATGAACAGGTGCTCGACGATCCACAGGTAGAAGTTGCCCGGGATGGGCTGGGTCCACTGGAACCAGTCCTCGAAGCGGCGGAACCGCTCGACGTGGCGCTTGTCGTGGATGTTCGCCAGCAGGGCCATCTGGCGCTGCATCTCGGCCTCGGGCTGCATCAGCTTGAAACCGGTGAGCAGGAAATCGCCGGGCAGCATGCCGCCGTTGGCCTGGACCGCGGCCTTGTAGAAGTCCATCTGGCCGATCGGTGAGACCACCTGGACCCAGTCGTGGATCAGCGGTTCACCGGCGTGGAAGTCGATCGGTGAGCCGGCGATCGACAGCGTGTGCACGGTGTCCGGGTGCATGGCGGCGTAGATCGTCGCCAACCAGCCACCCTGACAGTCGCCCACCAGGTTGACGTGCCCGCCCAGGGTGTCGATCGCCGCCTTGATCGTCTCGATGTAGTCCTCGATCGTGGCGTCCTTGGTCTGCTCGTCGGCGCCGATCCAGTCCATCGAGTAGACCCGGACGCAGCCCGCCTCGAGCGCCGTCTGCACCTGGGACTGGCCCGGGGCGTAGTCGACGATGCAGGAGTCGTGACCCGCCTGGGGCGGCAGGATCAGCGTCGGGATGACGTCGTGCGGCTCGTCCGGGCCACTGAAGTCACGCAACCTGGCCACCGGCCACTCGGCGGTGATCGAGTGCGGGCTGGCCCAGGTGGGCTTCTCGCGCTTGTTGACCTCCTTGGTCCACTCCATGACGTCGCGAGCGGCGTCCAGCGGGGTGGCTCCGCGCTCGAGCAACCCGGTCCAGTAGTCGACGCCACTGCGGATCATGGACCCGGCGATCTCGTAGACCGAGTCGACGCCGCCGTCCACGATGCCGGGTGGGCACTGGACGATGTTGCGCCGGGCCCGCACCGCCGGGGTGGCTGTCGGCGTGGCGTTGCCTGCTTGCCGACGAGACAGCGTCCGCAGGTGCGTGTGCGTCGTCTTCAGATTCGGCAACGCCGTGTGCTGGATCTCACTCATAGTGCACTCCACCCCATGTCCATCGAAACCGCCATACCGGTCAGGGAATTGCTGTGCGGGCCGGTCATGAACAAGGCCATCTCGGCCAGGTCGTCCAGCTCCACCATCTGCTTGACCGCTTGCCGCGAGAGCATGACCTCGGCGACCACGCGGTCCTCGCTCATACCGTGCGACTTCGCCTGGTCGGCGATCTGGGCCTGCACCAGGGGGGTTCGCACGTAGCCGGGGCAGATCGCGTTGGCCCGGATGCCGCAGTCGGCACCCTCCAGCGCGATGGTCTTGACCAGGCCGAGCACGCCGTGCTTGCCCGAGACGTAGCCGGACTTGAACGGCGAGGCCGACAGGGCGTGCGCAGAGGCGATCACACAGACCCTCCCCGCCCCGGACTCGACCAGGTGTGACCAGCCGTACTTGGTCAGCAGGAAGGGGCTGGTGAGCAGGACGGCCAGCAAGGCGTCCCAGCGGTCCTCGTCGAAGTCGGCGATGGGGGACACGTGCTGGAAGCCGGCATTGGGGACGATGATGTCGAGTCGCCCGAAGCGTTCGACAGCCGCCTCGACGGCGGCCTTGTTGCCCTCTCGGGTGGTCAGGTCGGCCGCGAAGGGGACACCCGGGGTGTCAGGGCCGGGCCTCAGATCGACCGACAGGACGTCGATGCCGTCCTTGAGGAACCGTTCGGCGATCGCCGCCCCGATCCCGCTGGCGGCGCCGGTCACGATGGCCGCTCGTCGTCCACCACTGCTCTGCCCAGATGTCGCCATCGTGGGAACCTCCCGCTGTTCTCGTCGTCGAGTCGCGTTGCTTCGTGCACCTGCTGAGTGAGTTCGAGCATGCGCCCTTCGGCGATGCCTGTGCAGCTCAGACGTGTGTCGTTGCTGACATTGGGCACCCGATCAGGGTGGCCGCGCCAGGGACTTCCGGGGGCGCGTGAGCGCGATGGTGGGCCACGGACGACGAGTGGCGGACAGGGAGGTGTCCACCTGTCCGCCACTCGTGTCTGTGACCGTCCCGAGGGACGGGGTAGGGCTGGGTCAGCCGAGAACCTCGCGTGCAGCCTTGGTGTACGCCGCGCTGACGTCCTGCACGAAGCTGGCGTGGGTGGCGGCCAGAGCGGAGACCCACTCCAGCTGGCTGGCGCCGGCGACCTTCTGCTCGAAGTCGACGAGGCTCTTCAGGGCCTTCTCGTAGGCGTCCAGGGAGGTGAGGCCGGTGGCCTTCATGCTCTCGAGGATGCGCTCGTTGAGCTCGCGGACGCGGGTCGCGGCCTCTTCGTACGGGCCGAGGTCGAGGCCGAGGGGGTTGGGGATGGTCGGTTCGGGCTTGGTGGCCATGGAATTTCGCTCCTCGCGATGGTGGTTTGGTGGACCTGATTCGGTGTGTCGGTCGTGCCTGAGGAAGACATTAGCAGCTCTAGTGCTAACTAGCTAACGATCGATGCGTAGCCTGCGTCACACCTCGGGTGCCGTTGATGCGAGGCACACGACGAGAGGGCGGTCCCACCCCGTACGCCGGGGTGGAACCGCCCTCTCGTCGTGATCAGTGCTCACTGCTGCTCACGGCAGGGCACTCAGTGCATGTCCAGACCGCCGTTGACGCCCCACACCTGACCGGTGATGTACCCGGAGGCGTCGGCCGACAGGAAGTGCACCACGCGGGCGATCTCGTCGGGCTGGGCCAGCCGGCCGACCGGGATCGTGGCCTTGATGCCTTCCATGACCTTCTCCGGGATGTGCTCGAGCATCTCGGTGGCCACGAAGCCGGGGGTCACGCAGTTGACGGTGATGCCGATGGGATTGGCGTCGGCGTGCTTGCCGGCCCGCTTCAGCTGGAACTCGACCTCACGCGCGAGGGTCTTGGTCAAGCCGAACAGGCCGGACTTGGACGCCGCGTAGTTGGCCTGGCCGATGTTGCCCATCTCGCCGATCACCGACGAGACCATGACGATGCGCCCGGTGCCCTGGGCGATGAAGTGCGGCAGCACCGCCTGGGACAGGTAGAACGCGCCGGACAGGTTGACGGCGATGACCTTGTTCCAGTCGTCGTCGGTCATCTTGGCGACGGTGCGGTCGATCGTGATGCCCGCGTTGTTGACCAGGAGGTCGATCCGGCCGTGCTGGTCGACGACCTCCTGGACGGCGCGCCGACAGTCGTCGCCCACGCCGATGTTCCCCTTGTGCAGGGTGATCTCGCCGCCACCGTCCAGGTGCTTGGCGCGGAAGTCCTCGGCGAAGGCGTTGGCCGCCTCGTCGTTGCTGCTGTAGCCGGCCGCGATGGCGGCACCCTGGCTGGCCAGGCTGCGACAGATCGCAGCACCGATGCCGCGGGTCCCCCCGGTCACGAAGGCCACGCGGCCTTCCAGCTTTCCTCGATCCACGTGCAACGTGTCGGTCATCGGTGCGCTCCCTGTGTCGGTGACGGTTCCATCGGCGTCCATCGGCGGTGGCTGCCGTTTCCTGCCCGGGGCGAGCGGGTGCTCGCCCCGGGGTTGTCTCGTACTTACCTAGTGGATGGTGCGGTGGTTCGGATGTGACCTCAGTCGCTCGGGGCGTCCCGCTCGGCGAGCCAGCCCGCGATCTCGGGCCAGATCTGGTGGCGTGCCTTGGATCCGGCCATGAGGCCGATGTGACCGCCCTTGCGATCGAAGTGGGTCAGATCCTTCGACCCACACATCCCCAGGAAGGGCACAGTGCCCTCCCGGGGGGCGATGTGGTCGGCACTGGCGGTGACCACGAGGACCGACGGCTCGACGATGTCCGCGAAATCGACATGCTTGTCGCGGAGCCGCATGGTGCCGCTGATCAGCCGATTCTCCTTGTACATCCACGTGATCCAGTCGCGGTAGGACTGGGCCGGGAACGGTGGATTGTCCTGCACCCACTTCGACATCGACTGGTAGGAGACCCGATCCAGGGTTCCCGCGCGCACCTGGTCGAAGACCTTGCGCTTGGTGGTGACGAAGTTGGTGACCGGCTTGAGCATGCGGTTGGCGATGTCGATCGCTGCCCCGGGTAGCCCGCCGTTGGAGATGATCACATCCAGGTCGAACGAGGGCCGGTTGACCCAGTTCTCGTACACGCTGCCCTTGGTGTCCACCGGCATGGTGAGCACGGCCAGGTTGCGCACCTGGTTGAGCTCGGCGTAGATCGCCGTGTACATCGCCGCCACGGTGGCACCGATGCACCAGCCGATCATCGACAACTGGTCCGCCCCGGAGCGGCGCAGGGTCTCGCGCACCGCCCAGTGCAGCTCGTCGCAGACGTAATCGGCCACACCGAGGTCGTCGTCCTCCTCGCCGGGTACGCCCCAGTCCACCAGGAAGACGTCGAACCCCTCGCCCAGCAGGAACTCGACGAAGGAGTTGCCCGGCCGCAGGTCGTAGACATGGGGCCGGTTGATCAGGGCGAACACCAGCAGGATCGGGGTCGCGTGCCGTCGCTGAGCGCTGTGATAGCGGTACAGCGTCGTCTTGCGATGGGTCCAGACCACTTCCTTGGGAGTGACAGCGATCTGGGCGTCCTCGACGGTGAGCATGACCTCGGCCGTCTCGAGCAGCGCCCTCGGGATGCTCATCAGGTTGGCGACGGCGGACATCCCCGGGATCGTGGTCGGGTCGGCGGACAGGTTCAGGTACGACAGGTCGGGGGCACCCTCGCGGGGTGCCCCCGTTCCCGTCGTCATCGCCCGTCTCCGGCCTGACTGGTCGACCGCTTCGCAGCCGGCCGTTTGGCAGCCGGCTGCTTGGCGGTGGCCTGCTTGGCGGCGGGCTGCTTGACGGCAGCCCGCTTCACGGCAGCCCGTTTCACCGTAGCCCGCTTCACCGGTCGGGAGGCCTCACCCGGCGAGGTGACCGGCTCGGTCACGGAGACCGGCGCCGGTGCTGCGGCGGCCGAAGCCGCCGCAGCACTCCTGGAGGCAGTCCCGTTCGACCCGGCGGCACCGCTTCCGGTGTCGGCCAGCCGGTCCTCGATGGCCTCGATCGCCTGCAGCATCCGCTCGAGTTTGTCCTCGGTGCGGGCGAGCTGTTTCGCGAGGGAGGTCACGTCCTGCCGAGCAGCGAGCCGGGTGGCCCGCACGACCTGGTCGATGGCGTCGTTCGCCATCTTCGTCGCCGCCATCATGGTGGTGGCGGTGGTCGTGAAGAGCTCGGCGAACCCGTTCGTCGCCACGAGCTGGTCCATGGCCGTGGAGAGCTTGGCCTCGAGCTGCTCGTAGGCGGCGTACGCGCCGGCCAGTGGATCGGTGGGCTGACTCATTCGATCACCCGCGCTCGAAGATCGCGGCAATACCCTGACCGCCGCCGATGCACATGGTGACCATGGCGTACCGGCCACCGCTGCGCGCCAGCTCGTAGAGCGCCTTGACCACCAGGATCGCGCCGGTGGCTCCGATCGGGTGACCGAGGCCGACACCGCTGCCGTTGACGTTGGTCTTGTCATCCGGCAGGCCGAGGTCACGAGAGACGGCCAGCGCCTGGGCGGCGAAGGCCTCGTTGACCTCGAACACGTCGATGTCGTCCAGCGTCATGCCGGCCTTGTCGAGCACCTTCTTGACCGCCGGCACCGGGCCGATGCCCATGTACTTGGGCTCGACGCCGACGTGGCTGTAGGCCACGAGGCGACCCATCGGGGTCAGGCCGCGACGCTCGGCCTCGCCCCGCTCCATCAGGACGACGGCTGCTGCGGCGTCGTTGACACCCGAGGCATTGCCGGCGGTGACCGAGCCGTCCTTCTTGAACGCCGGCCGCATGGCGGCCATCTGCTCGATGCTGACGTCGGCACGGATGTGCTCGTCGGTGTCGATGAAGACCGAGCCCTTGCGGCCCTTGATCTCCACCGGCACGATCTGTTCCTTGAACCGGCCCTCGGCGCGTGCCGCCGCGGCCCGCTGGTGGCTCTGCACCGCGAGGGCGTCCTGGTCCTCCCGCGAGATGTTCCACTTCTCGGCCACGTTCTCGGCGGTGATGCCCATGTGCACCTTGTCGAACGGGTCGTTCAGCGCGGCGACCATGGCGTCGACCAGGGCGCCGTCACCCATGCGCTGGCCCCAACGGGCACCCGGCGCCCAGTACAGCGACCGGGTCATGGCCTCGGCGCCACCGGCCACGGCGACGTCGCAGTCACCCAAGGTGATCGCCTGAGCGGCGGACACGATGGCCTGCAAACCGCTGCCACACAGCCGGTTCACGTTGAACGCGGGGGTGTCGATCGGCAGACCGCCGTTCAGGGCGGCCACGCGCGAGAGGTACATGTCGCGCTGCTCGGTGTGGATCACGTTGCCGAACACCACATGGCCGACCTCGGCCGGTTCGACCCCGGCGCGCGAGACGGCCTCGCGTACACAGGTGGCGGCCAGATCGGCCGGTGGAACGTCCTTCAGTCCGCCGCCGTACTTGCCGATCGCCGTCCGCACAGCAGACAGGACGACGACTTCACGGGGGGCTCCGCTTGTCTCGTTGGTCACGTTGAGGCCTCCTTCGTCTCATTGCTGAGACTTGGCGGTTACCGGCAGTTAATCAATGGCTCGTAGGCCGACGGTCTACATCCTTCGCCCAAAGGCGCGCGAGACGCTAGGCGCCGAACCGTGCCGATCCCTCGGATCTCTCGTCGGATCGGTGGGCGGTCGCCGCCCGGCCCGAGCAGCGATGGGTCCTTCGGCCCTTCCTCGGGGGTCGACGCGGATCGTCAGCCGTCGAGGGCGACCGGTCGTTGTCTCGGCACGACGTGCCGCGGCGGTTCGCCCTACGCCCGTCGAGCGGTTTTGTTGCGCATGGTGCGTTGAATTGCGTATGACGCTAGACCCGGGCGCTGTGGAGGGGTAGCGTCCGGGACGTTGGACCCCTCCTGCGATGTGAAAGGCCCCGTCGATGGGTTTCCCCTCCGACATCGAGATCGCCCAGAGCGCCACGCTCGAGCGGATCGGTGCCATCGCTGACCGCCTGGGCATCCCCGACGAGGCGGTCGACCCCTACGGACGGTACAAGGCGAAGATCAGCCTGGACTGGCTCGACGCCCAGCCGGCCCGGCCCGATGCCCATCTCGTCCTGGTCACTGCCATCTCGCCGACGCCCGCGGGTGAAGGCAAGACCACCACCACCGTGGGGCTCACCGACGGGCTTCGCCGGATCGGCGAGAACGCCATCGCGTGCCTGCGCGAGCCCTCGCTCGGCCCCGTGTTCGGCATGAAGGGCGGCGCCGCCGGCGGCGGCTACGCCCAGGTGGTGCCGATGGAGGACATCAACCTCCACTTCACCGGCGACTTCGGCGCGATCCAGCTCGCCAACAACCTCCTGGCCGCGTTGATCGACAACCACATCCACCACGGCAACACCCTCGGCATCGACGTCCGGCGGATCACCTGGAAACGCGTGGTCGACCTCAACGATCGCGCGCTGCGTCAGATCACCGTGTCGCTCGGCGGGCCGGCCAACGGCTACCCGCGCGAGGACGGCTTCGACATCGTGGTGGCCTCCGAGGTGATGGCGATCTTCTGCCTGGCCACCTCGCTGGAGGACCTCAAGCAGCGCCTCGGCAACATCGTCGTCGGCTACACCCGCGACAAGAAGCCGGTCACCGCCCGCGACCTGCAGGCCGAGGGGTCGATGGCGGTGTTGCTCAAGGACGCCTTCCGACCCAATCTCGTCCAGACCCTGGAAGGCACTCCCGCCTTCGTCCACGGCGGGCCGTTCGCGAACATCGCCCACGGCTGCAACTCGGTCGTGGCCACCAGCGCCGCGCTCAAGCTGGCCGACTACGTGGTCACCGAGGCAGGGTTCGGCGCCGATCTGGGCGCGGAGAAGTTCATCGACATCAAGTGCCGCAAGTCCGGGCTGAGGCCCAAGGCGGCGGTGATCGTGGCGACGGTGCGGGCGCTGAAGCATCACGGCGGGGTCGCCCTGGCCGATATGGCCACCGAGAACCTGGACGCCGTGCGGCGGGGTTTCACCAACCTCCAGCGGCACATCGACAACGTCACCGGCGTCTACGGATTGCGCACCGTCGTGGCGCTCAACCGGTTCGGCACCGACACCGACGCCGAGCTGGCCCTGGTCGCCGAGCTGGTCGAGCAGGCCGGCGCCACCGCGGTGGTCGCCACCCACTTCGCCAACGGCGGGGCGGGGGCCGAAGACCTGGCCCGGGCGGTTGTCGCCGCGTGCGAGAAGCCGTCCGAGATGACCTTCACGTACACCTCGACGATGTCGCTGTGGGACAAGGTGACGGCGATTGCCACCCGGGTCTACGGGGCCAGCGAGGTCACCGCCGACAGCTCGGTGCGGGCACGGATCAAGGAGCTCCAGGAGGGCGGCTACGGCGAGTTCCCGGTCTGCGTCGCCAAGACCCAGTACTCCTTCTCCACCGACCCCAAGTTGCGCGGTGCGCCGTCCCACCATGTGATCAACATTCGCGAGGTGCGGCTCGCCGCGGGCGCGGAGTTCATCGTGATGATCTGCGGCGACATCATGACCATGCCCGGTCTGCCCAAGGTGCCGGCGTCGGTCAACATCGACCTGGTGGACGGCGCAGTCATCGGCCTCTCCTGATCACGTCCTGATCACGTCCCGATCACGGCGAGCGACAACCGCGCGGTGCGCGGCCTGTCGTGGTTCGCGGATGCCGCGAAGCAGGCGACGATGACGTCCATGGATCCTCGCCCGCATCCGGCGCTGCGCCGCGCCGTCCAGGTCGTCTCGCTGCCCGCCCTCGCCGCCGTGCTGCTCGCCGGGTGCGGGGCGGGCGGGTCGACACCGGTGGCCACCGCCTCCGCCGACGTGACGGAGTCCGCCGGGTCGAGCCCCCGGAGCACCGCGAGTGGCTCCGCCCTGCCAGGGCCGTCGGGCACGTCCATGGCCCAGCCTCCGGCGGCCACGGCCACCGCCCAGGTCGTCGGGAGCGCCGCGCCCGAGCCGTCGGGTGAACTGAAGGCGGCGGTGGTCCGCGAGATCCGCACCGCCGATCAGGGCAACTTCGACCGGGTGGTGATCGAGTTCGAGGGCACCTTCGGCCCCTACCAGGTCGGCTACGTCCCGGCGGTGACCGAGGACCCCACCGACGAACCGGTGGCCCTGCAGGGGGCCGCCTTCCTGCGCGTCGTCGTCCAGAACGCCACCTTCGACAACGTATTCCAGGCCGAGGGCAGCGTGCCCCACCTGGCCTACACCGGGCCGCGGCGGCTGACCGCAGCACTTCCCGTGGTGCAGGAGGTCGCCGACGCGGGTGATTTCGAGGCGGTGATCTCGCTCGGTATCGGGCTGAGCCGTCAGGCCGGCCTGCGGGTTTCGCGGCTGGAGGGTCCCAGCCGGTTGGTCATCGACGTCGCGCACTGAGGGGTGCCCGCGCATCGGTCCTGTCGGGTGAATGCCGGGTGCACCGCGCGTGCCCATCACATGGCACGCGCACGAATTCGTTCTCGTGATCATGACGGGCCGTACGTCCCGTTGACCCGAATGGGTCACAGTCGGGGAGAGCCCGATCACTCAGTGGGGTCCGAAGGTCCTAGGGCCTGCTCCGGGCTGTCGTCCTACGGTCGAGCCGAATCACCCTGATGGGCGGCAGCGTCGCCGCCGGATTCCGGGGTCATCCACGTGCGACTGCTGGAGCTCCTTGATGAAGATTGTCGTCCCGGTCAAGTACGTCCCCGAGCCCACCGCCACGTGGAGCTTCGGAGCTGATCTGCTGCTCGACCGCGGTGCGGTCGAGGGCCGACTGTCCGAGCTCGACGAGTACGCGGTCGAACAAGCCGTACGCCTGGTCGAGGGCGGCCTGGACGCCGAGATCGTCGCGCTGACGGTGGGGCCGGCCAAGGCCACCGATGCCCTGCGCAAGGCCCTCGCCATGGGTGCCACCAGCGGGGTCCACGTGCTGGACGACGCCATCCGCGGCTCGGACGCCATGGCCACCTCGCTGGTTCTCGCCAAGGCCATCGAACACACCGGCTTCGATCTCGTCGTCTGTGGCATGGCCTCCACCGACGCCGAGATGTCGGTGGTTCCGGCCATGGTGGCGGCGCGGCTGAACGTTCCCCAGGTCACCTTCGCCGCGGTTCTGAGCGTTGCCGACGCCGTGGTGACGATCCGTCGGGACGGCGACACGGCCACCGAGCAGATCACCGCTCCGTTGCCGGCCCTGGTCTCGGTCACCGACCAGACCGGCGAAGCCCGCTACCCGGCCTTCAAGGCGATCATGGCGAGCAAGAAGAAGCCGGTCCAGACGCTGTCGTTGGCCGACCTGGGTATCGCCCCGAATGAGGTCGGATTCGACGCGGCGGCATCCCGGGTGCGCTCGCTCAGCCCGCGTCCCCCGCGTCAGGCCGGCACCGTCGTGGTCGACGAGGGCGAAGGGGCCTCTCAGATCGCCGACTTCCTCGCCGCGCGCGGCTTCATCTGACCGATCGGGCCGGCTGTCACGGCCCACCGACCCGCCTGATCCTTCTCGAAACCTGCAGGAGCGCAACGTGTCTGAAGTGCTTGTCTCGGTCGAACGGTCGGACGCCGGCGTCCGCAAGGCATCCCTCGAACTGCTCACCGCCGCTCGTCGCCTCGGTACCCCCGGAGCCGTGGTGTTCGGCGGCGCCGATGCCGCCGTCCTGGACAAGCTCGGGGAGTACGGCGCCGCGACGGTGTACGTGGTGGACGACACCGAGGTGGCCGACTGCCTGGTCGTTCCCAAGGCCGAGGCGCTGGCTCAGCTGGCAGCCCGAGACGGCGTCAGCGCCGTCCTGGTGACCTCGGGTCCCGAGGGCAAGGACGTCGCCGGGCGAGTGGCGGTGGCGCTCGGTTCGGGCATCGTGACCGACGCCGTCGACGTGGCGCCCGGAGCGGATGGCCCCTCGGTGACCCAGACCGTGGTGGCAGGCGCCTGGGTGGCCGTCAGTGACGTCGTCCGAGGCGTTCCGGTGATCACGATTCGGCCCAATGCGATTGCTGCGGAACCGGTCTCCGGCGCCCCGGCCCCCGTTGTCGAGAACGTGACCGTCGCCTTCAGCGACGTGGCCAAGGCGGCGAGGATCGTCTCTCGCGCACCGAAGCAGGCGTCGGGTCGTCCGGAGCTGCTGGACGCCGCGGTCGTCGTGGCCGGGGGCCGCGGAGTGGGCTCGGCCGAGGGATTCAGCGTCATCGAGGGGGTGGCCGACGCGCTGGGTGGCGCGGTCGGCGCCTCACGCGCGGCAACCGACCTCGATTGGTACGCGCACGAACAGCAGATCGGTCAGACCGGCAAGACCGTTGCACC is from Kineosporiaceae bacterium and encodes:
- a CDS encoding electron transfer flavoprotein subunit alpha/FixB family protein, giving the protein MSEVLVSVERSDAGVRKASLELLTAARRLGTPGAVVFGGADAAVLDKLGEYGAATVYVVDDTEVADCLVVPKAEALAQLAARDGVSAVLVTSGPEGKDVAGRVAVALGSGIVTDAVDVAPGADGPSVTQTVVAGAWVAVSDVVRGVPVITIRPNAIAAEPVSGAPAPVVENVTVAFSDVAKAARIVSRAPKQASGRPELLDAAVVVAGGRGVGSAEGFSVIEGVADALGGAVGASRAATDLDWYAHEQQIGQTGKTVAPQLYLAGGISGAIQHRAGMQGSKTIVAVNKDPKAPIFAIADFGVVGDLHAVLPQLTEEIARRKG
- a CDS encoding alpha/beta fold hydrolase encodes the protein MSAVANLMSIPRALLETAEVMLTVEDAQIAVTPKEVVWTHRKTTLYRYHSAQRRHATPILLVFALINRPHVYDLRPGNSFVEFLLGEGFDVFLVDWGVPGEEDDDLGVADYVCDELHWAVRETLRRSGADQLSMIGWCIGATVAAMYTAIYAELNQVRNLAVLTMPVDTKGSVYENWVNRPSFDLDVIISNGGLPGAAIDIANRMLKPVTNFVTTKRKVFDQVRAGTLDRVSYQSMSKWVQDNPPFPAQSYRDWITWMYKENRLISGTMRLRDKHVDFADIVEPSVLVVTASADHIAPREGTVPFLGMCGSKDLTHFDRKGGHIGLMAGSKARHQIWPEIAGWLAERDAPSD
- a CDS encoding electron transfer flavoprotein subunit beta/FixA family protein, coding for MKIVVPVKYVPEPTATWSFGADLLLDRGAVEGRLSELDEYAVEQAVRLVEGGLDAEIVALTVGPAKATDALRKALAMGATSGVHVLDDAIRGSDAMATSLVLAKAIEHTGFDLVVCGMASTDAEMSVVPAMVAARLNVPQVTFAAVLSVADAVVTIRRDGDTATEQITAPLPALVSVTDQTGEARYPAFKAIMASKKKPVQTLSLADLGIAPNEVGFDAAASRVRSLSPRPPRQAGTVVVDEGEGASQIADFLAARGFI
- a CDS encoding 3-oxoacyl-ACP reductase FabG, which gives rise to MTDTLHVDRGKLEGRVAFVTGGTRGIGAAICRSLASQGAAIAAGYSSNDEAANAFAEDFRAKHLDGGGEITLHKGNIGVGDDCRRAVQEVVDQHGRIDLLVNNAGITIDRTVAKMTDDDWNKVIAVNLSGAFYLSQAVLPHFIAQGTGRIVMVSSVIGEMGNIGQANYAASKSGLFGLTKTLAREVEFQLKRAGKHADANPIGITVNCVTPGFVATEMLEHIPEKVMEGIKATIPVGRLAQPDEIARVVHFLSADASGYITGQVWGVNGGLDMH
- a CDS encoding SDR family NAD(P)-dependent oxidoreductase; this encodes MATSGQSSGGRRAAIVTGAASGIGAAIAERFLKDGIDVLSVDLRPGPDTPGVPFAADLTTREGNKAAVEAAVERFGRLDIIVPNAGFQHVSPIADFDEDRWDALLAVLLTSPFLLTKYGWSHLVESGAGRVCVIASAHALSASPFKSGYVSGKHGVLGLVKTIALEGADCGIRANAICPGYVRTPLVQAQIADQAKSHGMSEDRVVAEVMLSRQAVKQMVELDDLAEMALFMTGPHSNSLTGMAVSMDMGWSAL
- a CDS encoding acetyl-CoA C-acyltransferase family protein produces the protein MTNETSGAPREVVVLSAVRTAIGKYGGGLKDVPPADLAATCVREAVSRAGVEPAEVGHVVFGNVIHTEQRDMYLSRVAALNGGLPIDTPAFNVNRLCGSGLQAIVSAAQAITLGDCDVAVAGGAEAMTRSLYWAPGARWGQRMGDGALVDAMVAALNDPFDKVHMGITAENVAEKWNISREDQDALAVQSHQRAAAARAEGRFKEQIVPVEIKGRKGSVFIDTDEHIRADVSIEQMAAMRPAFKKDGSVTAGNASGVNDAAAAVVLMERGEAERRGLTPMGRLVAYSHVGVEPKYMGIGPVPAVKKVLDKAGMTLDDIDVFEVNEAFAAQALAVSRDLGLPDDKTNVNGSGVGLGHPIGATGAILVVKALYELARSGGRYAMVTMCIGGGQGIAAIFERG
- a CDS encoding formate--tetrahydrofolate ligase, which encodes MGFPSDIEIAQSATLERIGAIADRLGIPDEAVDPYGRYKAKISLDWLDAQPARPDAHLVLVTAISPTPAGEGKTTTTVGLTDGLRRIGENAIACLREPSLGPVFGMKGGAAGGGYAQVVPMEDINLHFTGDFGAIQLANNLLAALIDNHIHHGNTLGIDVRRITWKRVVDLNDRALRQITVSLGGPANGYPREDGFDIVVASEVMAIFCLATSLEDLKQRLGNIVVGYTRDKKPVTARDLQAEGSMAVLLKDAFRPNLVQTLEGTPAFVHGGPFANIAHGCNSVVATSAALKLADYVVTEAGFGADLGAEKFIDIKCRKSGLRPKAAVIVATVRALKHHGGVALADMATENLDAVRRGFTNLQRHIDNVTGVYGLRTVVALNRFGTDTDAELALVAELVEQAGATAVVATHFANGGAGAEDLARAVVAACEKPSEMTFTYTSTMSLWDKVTAIATRVYGASEVTADSSVRARIKELQEGGYGEFPVCVAKTQYSFSTDPKLRGAPSHHVINIREVRLAAGAEFIVMICGDIMTMPGLPKVPASVNIDLVDGAVIGLS
- a CDS encoding alpha/beta fold hydrolase → MIRSGVDYWTGLLERGATPLDAARDVMEWTKEVNKREKPTWASPHSITAEWPVARLRDFSGPDEPHDVIPTLILPPQAGHDSCIVDYAPGQSQVQTALEAGCVRVYSMDWIGADEQTKDATIEDYIETIKAAIDTLGGHVNLVGDCQGGWLATIYAAMHPDTVHTLSIAGSPIDFHAGEPLIHDWVQVVSPIGQMDFYKAAVQANGGMLPGDFLLTGFKLMQPEAEMQRQMALLANIHDKRHVERFRRFEDWFQWTQPIPGNFYLWIVEHLFMRNELLHGTLEVGGKHVDLAEIHCPLYLLAGAKDHITPPAQVFALADFVSTPADEVTKLTTSGGHLGIFMGHEALRNYWKPVFADMAAQSLIETEHP
- a CDS encoding helix-turn-helix transcriptional regulator is translated as MFRPSGAPSLGAIIRRQRELASLSMRALADTVGISNPYLSQIERDLRAPSEAVLSAIAETLQTTADDLYTQAGFVAADDEEKAPGSLLAAIEDATELSSAQRKALIEIYRAFLAANTVRRRREPS